A window of Streptomyces caniferus genomic DNA:
AAGTGGGATCCCAGCCCCCTCGGGACGCCGGACAATGACCTCGACATCGTCGCGGCGACGTACACGGCCGACGCGCCGCACGGCGATCCGGCCTATCTGGTGCACTTCGACAGCCGCTCGCCCGACGGGACCATCACCCTCAACCGGGACAGCAGGACCGGCCAGGGGTTCGGCTTCGACGAGATCATGACCCTGGAGCTGGACCGGCTGT
This region includes:
- a CDS encoding TerD family protein, encoding MSTFNKGIEKVEVTLKWDPSPLGTPDNDLDIVAATYTADAPHGDPAYLVHFDSRSPDGTITLNRDSRTGQGFGFDEIMTLELDRL